A region of Hydrogenimonas thermophila DNA encodes the following proteins:
- a CDS encoding transglycosylase domain-containing protein yields the protein MIRFLFRWIVRLLFLAGFAVFGYLVYFYFEIAHEVEPLVHYNPPKTTQIFDRNGKLLANVFEKEHRLYVPYKEIPGRVIEALVAIEDTLFYEHHGVNPEAIFRAIIKDIKARKMVEGASTLTQQLIKSTLLTRKKKIERKIKEALLAIRLEQLLSKEEILERYLNAVFFGHGYYGIRTAAYGYFRKDLDELTLKEIAVLVGLPKAPSAYDPTRHYANAMARANRVLNRMKALGWIDEETYLREIKEAPKVYDDTLTKNRAPYIVDAVMNMLQKEYPDIRRGGYKIETAIDLEYQQMAKSALNYGYDAYLKRHQNDDTNTSVFNGAMVVLDGRSGDILAMVGGVDYKKSAFNRAVSSRRQVGSAFKPFIYQTALELGYNPESKVADIARTYRFESGDTKKLWQPKNYEKDYKGMITLREALIHSRNLATINLVSEIGIMTLHKKLSPLGVKNLPYNLSIALGNIALSPLQVARLYTVFADMGRLHEPRLVTNIYDNNSRLIKHYNAKVKKIYSESQAYLMVDILRDIVKRGTGRNARVKGMDVAGKTGTTNKSVDTWFCSFTPDVEAVVWFGNDNNTPLARRETGGRTAAPVVRYFYQKLIQIHPEFKRKFKEPEGVYHVMQNGKDLIYTDKSPLPKEDQIIENEEIIF from the coding sequence ATGATAAGGTTTTTATTTAGATGGATTGTTAGATTACTCTTTTTGGCAGGGTTTGCAGTTTTTGGGTATTTGGTATATTTTTACTTTGAAATTGCCCATGAAGTAGAGCCTTTAGTACACTATAATCCTCCCAAAACTACACAGATTTTTGATAGAAACGGTAAACTTTTAGCTAATGTATTTGAAAAGGAGCATCGTCTCTATGTACCGTACAAAGAGATTCCAGGTCGAGTAATAGAAGCTCTTGTTGCCATAGAAGATACTCTTTTTTATGAACATCACGGAGTAAATCCAGAGGCAATTTTTAGAGCAATTATAAAAGATATCAAAGCCCGTAAAATGGTAGAGGGTGCATCTACGCTTACTCAACAGCTCATCAAATCAACACTGCTTACCCGTAAGAAGAAGATAGAAAGAAAGATAAAAGAGGCTCTTCTTGCTATTCGCCTTGAACAACTACTTTCAAAAGAGGAGATACTAGAGAGGTATCTAAACGCTGTCTTTTTTGGTCATGGGTATTATGGCATAAGAACAGCTGCATATGGGTATTTTCGTAAAGATTTAGATGAGTTGACGCTAAAAGAGATAGCGGTACTTGTAGGATTGCCAAAAGCTCCAAGCGCATACGATCCGACTCGTCATTATGCCAATGCAATGGCAAGGGCAAACCGTGTTTTAAATCGTATGAAAGCTCTTGGATGGATAGATGAAGAGACATATTTAAGAGAGATAAAAGAGGCTCCAAAAGTATATGATGATACATTAACAAAAAACAGAGCACCTTACATTGTAGATGCTGTTATGAATATGCTGCAAAAGGAGTATCCTGATATTCGCAGAGGCGGTTATAAAATTGAAACTGCCATAGATTTAGAGTATCAGCAGATGGCTAAATCTGCACTTAATTATGGGTATGATGCATATTTAAAACGACACCAAAATGATGATACTAACACTTCAGTATTTAACGGAGCAATGGTTGTTCTAGATGGTAGAAGTGGAGATATCTTGGCTATGGTAGGTGGCGTTGATTATAAAAAAAGTGCATTTAACCGTGCTGTATCATCCAGACGGCAGGTAGGTTCTGCTTTTAAACCATTTATCTATCAGACAGCACTTGAGCTGGGGTATAATCCAGAAAGTAAGGTTGCAGATATTGCACGTACCTACCGTTTTGAAAGTGGAGATACCAAAAAGCTTTGGCAGCCTAAAAACTATGAGAAAGATTATAAGGGGATGATCACTTTAAGAGAAGCCCTTATACACTCTAGAAACCTTGCTACCATAAATCTAGTCAGCGAGATAGGCATAATGACTCTACATAAAAAGTTGAGCCCTTTAGGAGTGAAGAATTTACCATACAATCTTTCTATAGCTCTTGGAAATATTGCTCTTTCTCCTCTGCAGGTAGCAAGACTATATACAGTATTTGCAGATATGGGACGATTGCACGAACCAAGACTTGTGACAAATATATATGACAATAATAGTCGTTTGATTAAACATTATAATGCTAAAGTAAAAAAGATTTACTCAGAATCACAAGCTTACTTGATGGTTGATATTTTGCGAGATATTGTTAAAAGAGGAACTGGGCGAAATGCTCGTGTTAAAGGTATGGATGTAGCAGGTAAAACAGGAACTACAAACAAAAGTGTTGATACATGGTTTTGTTCATTTACACCAGATGTAGAAGCTGTTGTATGGTTTGGTAATGATAACAATACACCTCTTGCAAGACGTGAAACAGGTGGAAGGACAGCTGCACCGGTTGTAAGGTATTTTTATCAAAAACTCATACAAATTCATCCTGAGTTTAAAAGAAAATTTAAAGAGCCTGAAGGAGTTTATCACGTAATGCAAAATGGTAAAGATTTGATATATACCGACAAATCTCCACTGCCTAAAGAGGATCAGATTATTGAAAATGAAGAGATAATTTTTTAA
- a CDS encoding ATP-binding cassette domain-containing protein, translating into MNIFHCHSLKISKDNQIYVDINFSIANSLALVGESGSGKSLTLKALLQMLPKGFKAQMKTESDFKLERGKTLGYVPQNPFTALSPLTKIKDQWIISQDLAPQMMEQVGLESKLLNRFPPELSGGQLQRVVIAMALSTNPKLLLLDEPTTALDADLREVIVKLLLKLQEELKFKMLFVTHDISTASKLCSEITVIKRGKVVETGLMDEVLRAPSKEYTKALIEAGFANREFRK; encoded by the coding sequence ATGAATATATTTCACTGCCATTCTCTTAAAATCAGCAAAGATAACCAAATATATGTTGATATAAATTTTTCAATTGCAAACTCATTGGCTCTTGTTGGTGAGAGTGGTAGTGGAAAGAGCCTTACCCTTAAAGCACTGCTGCAAATGTTGCCAAAAGGCTTTAAAGCACAAATGAAGACGGAAAGTGACTTTAAGTTGGAGCGTGGTAAAACATTAGGTTATGTTCCGCAAAATCCATTTACAGCACTTTCTCCTCTAACAAAAATTAAAGATCAGTGGATTATTTCTCAAGATTTGGCACCACAAATGATGGAGCAGGTAGGGCTGGAGAGTAAACTCTTAAACCGCTTTCCTCCAGAACTTTCAGGTGGGCAGTTGCAAAGAGTAGTCATAGCTATGGCACTTTCAACAAATCCTAAGTTACTGTTACTGGATGAACCTACAACAGCACTTGATGCGGATCTTAGAGAAGTTATTGTAAAACTTTTACTAAAATTGCAAGAAGAGTTGAAGTTCAAGATGCTTTTTGTAACACACGACATATCTACAGCTTCAAAACTTTGCAGTGAAATTACAGTTATAAAAAGAGGAAAAGTCGTAGAAACAGGATTAATGGATGAGGTTTTAAGAGCTCCATCAAAAGAGTATACTAAAGCACTCATAGAAGCTGGTTTTGCAAATCGGGAGTTTAGAAAATGA